The DNA region CCAGCCAGTCCTGTTTGGTGCGTCCCCACTTGGCGATGGCCACGAAATCGTCGGCACCGGCAATCACGGCGCAGATGCCGATCGTGACAATGTTGATGAGGGGATGAGTGACCTCGCGGCGGCGGGGATCGGTGAGTTCGGCAAAGTGTTCGTGCAGACGGGCGGCGGACATGGCAGGCCTCCTGTGACGGCGAC from Chlorogloeopsis sp. ULAP01 includes:
- a CDS encoding transposase family protein; protein product: MSAARLHEHFAELTDPRRREVTHPLINIVTIGICAVIAGADDFVAIAKWGRTKQDWL